A single genomic interval of Spinacia oleracea cultivar Varoflay chromosome 6, BTI_SOV_V1, whole genome shotgun sequence harbors:
- the LOC110796064 gene encoding repetitive proline-rich cell wall protein 1-like, which yields MALSYVSFMSFVFMALVAISSASDSYSSYTPSPVYKSPVYTPSPVYKSPSYTPSPVYKSPVYTPSPVYKSPIYTPSPIYKSPVYTPSPVYKSPVYTPSPVYKSPVYTPSPVYKSPVYTPSPVYKSPVYTPSPVYKSPVYTPSPVYKSPVYTPSPVYKSPKYTPSPIYTPSPVYKSPVYTPSPVYKSPVYKSPVYTPSPVYKSPIYTPSPVYKSPIYKSPVYTPSPVYKSPVYTPSPVYKSPTYKSPVYTPSPVYKSPVYTPSPVYKSPVYTPSPVYKSPVYTPSPVYKSPKYTPSPVYKSPVYTPSPVHKTPVYSPSPVYKSPAYTPSPPPYGY from the coding sequence ATGGCCCTCAGCTATGTTTCTTTCATGTCTTTTGTTTTCATGGCCTTAGTGGCTATTTCTTCGGCTAGTGATTCTTACTCTTCGTACACCCCATCACCAGTGTACAAATCACCTGTGTACACACCATCGCCAGTGTACAAGTCTCCATCATACACTCCATCCCCAGTCTATAAGTCACCGGTTTATACTCCGTCTCCCGTATACAAATCACCAATATACACTCCTTCTCCCATTTACAAGTCACCAGTATACACTCCTTCGCCAGTATACAAGTCACCTGTGTATACTCCTTCTCCCGTTTATAAGTCACCTGTCTACACTCCATCCCCTGTATACAAATCACCAGTTTACACTCCTTCTCCAGTTTACAAGTCACCCGTTTATACTCCGTCCCCTGTGTATAAATCACCAGTATACACTCCTTCGCCCGTTTACAAATCCCCAGTTTACACTCCATCCCCTGTATACAAATCACCAAAATACACTCCTTCCCCTATATACACGCCCTCCCCTGTGTATAAATCTCCAGTATACACTCCATCTCCCGTTTACAAGTCCCCAGTATACAAGTCACCTGTTTACACTCCATCTCCCGTATATAAATCACCAATATATACTCCTTCTCCGGTTTACAAGTCCCCGATATACAAGTCACCTGTTTACACTCCATCTCCCGTATACAAATCACCGGTGTACACTCCTTCTCCAGTTTACAAGTCCCCCACGTACAAGTCACCTGTTTACACTCCATCTCCCGTATACAAATCACCGGTGTACACTCCTTCTCCCGTTTACAAGTCCCCAGTTTACACTCCTTCCCCCGTCTACAAATCACCAGTCTACACCCCTTCGCCCGTTTATAAGTCACCAAAATACACTCCATCACCTGTTTACAAGTCTCCTGTGTATACACCATCACCGGTTCACAAAACCCCAGTTTACTCCCCATCCCCCGTCTACAAATCCCCTGCATACACACCAAGTCCTCCTCCATATGGCTACTGA